A region from the Phycisphaerae bacterium genome encodes:
- a CDS encoding archease, whose amino-acid sequence MRGNIEVIEHTADVALRVQSQSMLELFELVARGFYQIVGRVEGRDSPRQEVVELAASSYEDLLHDWLAEVHYWLDVRQTVFDEISFTALHERGLIAEVTACRFDPKRSRIRTEIKAVTYHNLEIRQEDGLLTVTVVFDV is encoded by the coding sequence ATGCGGGGGAACATCGAGGTCATCGAGCACACCGCCGACGTGGCGCTGAGAGTCCAGTCCCAAAGCATGCTGGAGCTCTTCGAGTTGGTGGCGAGGGGCTTCTACCAGATTGTCGGCCGGGTCGAGGGCCGCGACAGTCCCCGGCAGGAGGTTGTGGAGCTGGCCGCCTCCAGCTACGAAGACCTCCTGCACGACTGGCTGGCTGAGGTCCACTACTGGCTTGACGTTCGCCAAACCGTCTTCGACGAGATCAGCTTCACCGCTTTGCATGAACGCGGACTGATCGCCGAAGTGACCGCCTGCCGCTTCGACCCGAAGCGCTCACGCATTCGCACCGAGATCAAGGCGGTCACCTACCACAACCTCGAAATCCGGCAGGAGGATGGCCTGCTGACCGTGACCGTCGTCTTCGACGTCTAG
- a CDS encoding RtcB family protein: MTSAWHGPLEQLDPWRYRIPIGYKDGMRVPGRIYASPELIGQIKQDQAPEQVANVATLPGIVGESLAMPDIHWGYGFCIGGVAATDPESGGVVSPGGVGYDINCGVRLLRTNLQAKDVDKHKEKLIRELFATVPAGVGKGGKYRFKVAGIRDILEGGARWAVGEGLGWPSDLDYCEAGGALDGADPDAVSQRACERGNDQCGTLGSGNHFLELQEVQEIIDPHTAEVFGLDRGQLVVMIHSGSRGLGYQVCDDAIRALRDLPARHGITLPDRQLVCAPVNSPEGQRYLAAMRAAANFAWANRQLLMHQVRELFAGFFSRSAEDLGMELIYDVAHNIAKIEQHTVDGRTMTLCVHRKGATRAFAAGHPELPTRYKSVGQPVIIPGDMGRASYVLVGAEGAMRETFGSACHGAGRVMSRSAAVRSAKGRSIARELADQGVIALARDREGLAEEQPQAYKDVSLVVKAVAGAGLAKIVARNRPLAVIKG; the protein is encoded by the coding sequence ATGACATCCGCGTGGCATGGGCCGCTGGAACAACTCGATCCCTGGCGGTACCGCATTCCCATCGGCTACAAAGACGGGATGCGGGTGCCCGGCCGGATCTATGCCTCGCCCGAGTTGATCGGTCAGATCAAGCAGGACCAAGCCCCCGAACAGGTCGCCAACGTGGCCACGCTGCCCGGAATTGTCGGCGAGTCCCTGGCCATGCCCGACATCCACTGGGGCTACGGGTTCTGCATCGGCGGCGTGGCCGCGACCGATCCTGAATCGGGCGGCGTCGTCAGTCCAGGTGGGGTCGGCTACGATATCAACTGCGGCGTCCGCCTGCTCCGGACCAACCTCCAAGCCAAAGACGTTGACAAACACAAGGAAAAGCTGATCCGCGAGCTCTTCGCCACCGTTCCGGCTGGCGTCGGCAAGGGCGGCAAGTACAGATTCAAAGTCGCCGGAATCAGGGACATTCTCGAAGGCGGGGCCAGATGGGCGGTTGGTGAAGGACTGGGCTGGCCGAGCGACTTGGACTATTGCGAGGCCGGCGGCGCGCTCGATGGCGCCGATCCCGACGCCGTCTCGCAGCGGGCCTGCGAACGCGGCAACGATCAATGCGGCACCCTCGGCAGCGGCAATCACTTCCTGGAGCTTCAGGAGGTACAGGAAATCATCGACCCGCACACAGCCGAGGTCTTCGGCCTGGACCGCGGACAACTGGTGGTGATGATCCACTCCGGTTCGCGAGGCCTGGGCTACCAGGTCTGCGACGATGCGATCAGAGCCCTGCGCGACCTGCCCGCCAGACACGGTATCACGCTTCCGGATCGCCAACTGGTCTGCGCCCCCGTCAACAGCCCGGAAGGGCAGCGGTATCTGGCCGCCATGCGGGCCGCCGCTAACTTCGCCTGGGCCAACCGCCAACTCCTGATGCACCAGGTCCGCGAGCTCTTCGCCGGATTCTTCAGCCGCTCCGCTGAGGATCTGGGCATGGAACTGATCTACGACGTGGCCCATAACATCGCGAAAATAGAACAGCACACCGTCGACGGCCGCACCATGACGCTCTGCGTCCACCGCAAGGGAGCCACGCGGGCCTTTGCGGCAGGCCATCCGGAACTGCCGACACGCTACAAGTCCGTCGGCCAGCCGGTCATCATTCCCGGCGACATGGGCCGGGCCAGCTATGTCCTGGTCGGCGCCGAAGGCGCGATGCGGGAGACCTTCGGCAGCGCCTGCCACGGAGCCGGACGCGTCATGTCCCGTTCCGCCGCCGTCAGATCTGCCAAGGGCCGCTCCATCGCCCGTGAACTCGCCGATCAGGGCGTGATCGCCCTGGCCCGCGACCGGGAAGGGCTGGCCGAAGAGCAGCCGCAGGCCTATAAAGATGTCTCACTCGTGGTCAAGGCGGTCGCCGGAGCCGGACTGGCGAAGATCGTGGCAAGAAACAGGCCTTTGGCCGTGATTAAGGGCTGA